The Chloracidobacterium sp. genome includes a window with the following:
- the mazG gene encoding nucleoside triphosphate pyrophosphohydrolase, with translation MAQATPESEAEGRFQALVEVMARLRAPDGCPWDREQTHHTLKPYLLEEAYEVLHAIDEGDDAELCKELGDVLLQVIFHAQIAAEAQRFDIYDVVETLREKLIRRHPHVFGEVNVCDAREVTRNWEVIKAQEKAAAGQPDAAPSVLDGVSPKTPALIEARQLTERAAYYDFDWPDATAVLDKLDEEARELRAVLTSPDANPQQVAEEVGDLLFVVVNLARKLHLDPEATLKAANRKFRQRFGAVERTLAAQGKSLSESHPAELNAIWEAVKRVAAPATLDVSPSTADAHADRHAL, from the coding sequence ATGGCACAAGCAACGCCAGAGAGCGAGGCGGAAGGCCGTTTTCAGGCACTGGTGGAGGTGATGGCGCGGCTGCGTGCGCCGGATGGCTGTCCTTGGGATCGGGAGCAAACCCATCACACCCTCAAGCCCTACTTGCTGGAAGAGGCGTATGAGGTGCTGCACGCCATTGACGAAGGCGATGACGCTGAACTGTGCAAAGAACTCGGCGACGTGCTGCTTCAGGTCATTTTCCATGCGCAGATTGCAGCCGAAGCGCAGCGGTTCGACATCTACGATGTGGTTGAAACGCTGCGTGAGAAGCTTATCCGCCGACACCCGCATGTGTTCGGCGAAGTCAACGTGTGCGACGCGCGCGAGGTGACGCGCAACTGGGAGGTGATCAAGGCGCAAGAAAAAGCCGCCGCCGGTCAGCCGGACGCCGCACCGTCGGTGCTGGACGGCGTATCGCCGAAGACGCCGGCGCTTATTGAGGCGCGGCAACTGACTGAGCGGGCCGCATACTACGATTTCGACTGGCCTGACGCAACAGCTGTTCTGGACAAACTTGATGAAGAAGCCCGTGAGCTTCGTGCGGTGCTCACCTCACCGGACGCCAACCCACAGCAAGTCGCTGAAGAGGTTGGCGACTTGCTGTTTGTCGTCGTCAATCTCGCGCGTAAGCTCCACCTTGATCCTGAAGCCACGCTCAAAGCAGCTAATCGGAAGTTTCGCCAGCGCTTCGGCGCCGTCGAGCGAACATTGGCAGCGCAGGGTAAGAGCCTGTCTGAGAGCCACCCTGCTGAACTCAACGCCATTTGGGAGGCTGTCAAGCGGGTCGCCGCACCCGCTACGCTCGATGTGTCACCGTCCACCGCCGACGCCCATGCCGACCGACATGCGCTCTGA
- the dprA gene encoding DNA-processing protein DprA, with amino-acid sequence MPTDMRSDLEDWLRLVLTSGVGPVTGRRLLDHFETPTAALRASPDEWRALGLTDEVVTALAEGQAAEEAARQLAALARSGGRAITLADSDYPTLLREIYGAPLILFVKGAWREAIAQPCIAVVGSRACSTYGRNAAAKLTRDLAACGVTIVSGLARGIDAVAHEAALDAQGRTIAVLGTGLDDVYPRENAKLADRIAETGALVTEFPFGKAPTPKNFPYRNRVIAGLCLGVLVVEAAEQSGSLITARLALEQGREVFAVPGNITSSRSVGTNRLIQDGAKLVMDWRDVVEEFSYELRRRLRHKQSPETPAQHPLPLALTEDEQALLALVSFDQPVHIDTLIVQSGLGQPRAMAALLNLTLNGALSELPGKCYVRVLR; translated from the coding sequence ATGCCGACCGACATGCGCTCTGATCTGGAAGACTGGTTGCGTTTGGTGCTGACGTCCGGCGTCGGCCCGGTCACGGGGCGTCGGTTGCTTGACCACTTTGAAACCCCAACGGCGGCGCTGAGGGCGTCCCCGGATGAATGGCGCGCGTTGGGTCTGACGGACGAAGTGGTGACGGCGTTGGCGGAAGGGCAGGCGGCGGAAGAGGCGGCGCGGCAACTAGCGGCGCTGGCGCGCTCCGGCGGCCGAGCCATCACGTTGGCGGATAGTGACTATCCAACGCTGTTGCGGGAGATTTACGGTGCGCCGTTGATCCTGTTCGTCAAGGGCGCCTGGAGGGAAGCCATCGCCCAGCCCTGCATCGCTGTGGTGGGTTCGCGCGCCTGCTCAACCTACGGCCGCAACGCTGCCGCCAAGCTAACGCGCGACCTAGCGGCATGCGGCGTCACAATTGTTTCAGGACTGGCGCGCGGCATTGACGCCGTTGCCCATGAAGCCGCGCTAGACGCGCAGGGGCGCACCATCGCCGTCCTCGGAACGGGCTTGGACGATGTCTATCCCAGAGAAAATGCCAAGCTCGCCGACCGAATCGCTGAAACCGGGGCGCTGGTGACTGAATTTCCCTTTGGGAAAGCGCCGACGCCCAAAAATTTTCCCTACCGCAATCGGGTTATTGCCGGACTGTGCCTCGGTGTATTGGTGGTCGAGGCCGCGGAGCAATCCGGCTCGTTGATCACGGCGCGGTTGGCGCTTGAGCAGGGACGCGAAGTGTTCGCCGTACCGGGCAACATTACGTCCAGCCGTTCAGTCGGTACCAATCGGCTCATTCAGGACGGCGCAAAACTGGTCATGGATTGGCGCGATGTGGTGGAGGAATTTTCCTATGAACTGCGCCGCCGCCTGCGACACAAACAGTCACCGGAGACGCCGGCGCAACATCCCTTGCCTCTTGCCCTGACCGAAGACGAACAGGCTCTACTGGCGCTGGTTAGTTTTGATCAACCGGTGCACATTGATACGCTCATCGTTCAAAGCGGACTCGGACAGCCGCGCGCTATGGCGGCGTTGCTCAATCTAACGCTCAACGGTGCACTGTCCGAGTTGCCTGGTAAATGCTACGTACGGGTTTTGCGATAG
- the hfq gene encoding RNA chaperone Hfq: protein MDAKSPTPSAGSSSQNLQDNFLNQVRRERTTVAIYLVSGVKLTGRIRGFDKYSVVLEAGNQEQLIFKHAISTISVLRSGQSRSAAPPAGPASESPTDDKPAGDPNGGAAS, encoded by the coding sequence ATGGACGCCAAATCACCAACGCCGTCGGCGGGGTCGTCTTCGCAAAATCTTCAGGACAACTTCCTCAATCAGGTGCGTCGTGAACGTACAACGGTAGCCATCTACCTCGTCAGCGGCGTGAAGTTGACCGGCCGCATTCGTGGCTTCGACAAATACTCGGTCGTTTTAGAAGCGGGTAACCAAGAACAGCTCATCTTCAAGCACGCGATCTCTACGATTTCCGTCCTGCGCAGTGGCCAAAGCCGGAGCGCCGCCCCACCGGCCGGCCCGGCGTCTGAGTCACCGACCGACGACAAACCGGCCGGCGATCCTAACGGCGGTGCGGCGTCGTAA
- the tmk gene encoding dTMP kinase, giving the protein MLQNSGFFISFEGIDGCGKTTQAAWLAEDLAHAGRRVTNTHEPGGTLFGQRLREVLLMTAAPRTPKAEALLFAADRAQHVAEVICPALERGDVVICDRFADSTRAYQGGGRRLPTDFIETVIQLATGGLEPHLTFLLDLPVREARARLTGRGGPTSGFDAEDGDFYERVRAKFLTLARAHPTRIYVLDATQPPDAVHAQVWEVVGKRLGLF; this is encoded by the coding sequence ATGCTCCAAAACAGCGGTTTCTTTATTAGCTTCGAGGGCATAGACGGCTGCGGGAAGACCACCCAAGCCGCTTGGCTGGCGGAGGATCTCGCACACGCCGGACGCCGCGTGACAAATACCCATGAGCCGGGAGGGACGTTGTTCGGCCAGCGGCTGCGCGAGGTACTGTTGATGACCGCCGCCCCACGTACGCCCAAGGCTGAAGCGTTGTTGTTCGCCGCCGACCGCGCCCAGCATGTCGCCGAAGTCATCTGTCCCGCGCTCGAACGCGGCGATGTCGTGATTTGCGACCGCTTCGCCGACTCCACCCGCGCCTACCAAGGCGGAGGCCGTCGCCTCCCAACCGACTTTATCGAGACAGTGATCCAGCTGGCGACAGGCGGTCTTGAACCGCACCTGACTTTTCTTCTTGATCTTCCCGTGAGGGAAGCGCGGGCGCGACTGACCGGACGTGGGGGTCCAACCAGCGGCTTTGACGCTGAAGACGGCGACTTTTACGAGCGTGTCCGGGCGAAGTTTCTCACGCTGGCGCGCGCACATCCGACGCGAATTTACGTTCTTGACGCTACGCAGCCGCCGGACGCCGTTCATGCCCAAGTCTGGGAGGTGGTTGGAAAGCGTCTTGGGCTTTTTTGA